atttttcttacctgagcctgatcgttacagggacaagcacagcagctccagctactgtcttgggtcctcattggatagattgatagcagcaggagttattggctcccgctgctgtcaatcaaatccagtgacacgggcaGGGGGGGCCTgagttctgctgtctgtgtcaatggatggagcagcaggactcgggagcgtgcctgcaTGAGTGCCGCCTTGGAATGTGGGGACATTTTGAgatgaggagccaggagcgccttggggggaccccagaagaggaggggtTGGGCTTCTctttgcaaaacccttgcacagaggaggcaagtataaggtacaaaaaaaaacactaagctttcacaatcactttaacccaATCTCCATGGAATGTGTagatgttgattgtccaagaacaggATAAAAGGTTTAAAAGGTATGATGTGAGCTTTATTGAACCAGACAGTCTCAGTGGAATTTGTAGGTGGTAAGTGTCTGAAAACAGGATGGGAGGTATGAAAGTTGAGGAATCATTCTGTTCTAGTTTCATAATATCAACCACGGTGTCGGGAAGTCTGCAGCAAGTGTTAAATGTTCGCTCTACATTACTGAAGGTACGAATAGTCAAGTCTCTGGGGAAGAGATGGTAAAACGGCGTTGGAGGTGGAGAATGGGGGGTGTTGAAGGCTCCCCGTTTCTGTGTTACTGTAAATGGCCTCTTTAATGTCTCTTGTGAACTAGTTGTCATCTCTTTCCAAAATATGCAACTTACTTACCTCGAAAGAATGTCCCTTTTCCTTGGACAATCAACCTCCTTGATATTCCATGGTGGTTGGATAATGGTGTGTGTGGAGATAAATGCTGGGGCAGCTTTCTTACACTCATTAGAACCGAAGAAGCGTCTTGGAAAAGCTATGAATGTCTTCAACATTATAGAACATGTCCAGCTGAATGTGGTCAACTACTACAAAGGTGACCATGACGTGGAGAAATGAGCCTTCCCAGACacaccttggggcagatccaggtacatctgcaccgggcgcagcgtatctaagattcgctacgccgccgtaacttatcttttttaaatcgaatcctgaaagaattcgcgctgtaagttacggcggcatagtgtatctctggcggcgtaatggggcggaattcaaatggctgtgatgggggcgttttTTATGCTAATACattgtgacccgatgtaaatgactttttttggaactgcgcatgcgccgtccctgggggtatcccagtgcccatgcttgaaattaaaccggaacccaccaatgcttacgacggtgacgtcattctacgcaaattcctattcgcgaacgacttacgcaaacggcgtaaaaaattctaaattgtacgcgggaaggacggccatacttgagtacgcctcagtatagaagctttaactatacgccggaaaaagccggggattcaaaacaaagatacgacgcgggaattttgaaattacgccggcgtatcggtagatatgccggcgtaatttctttgtggatctgcccccttgtgttCAGTATCTTACATCCTTGCACTCGATTGGGAATCTACGGACACAATGTCAGCTTTTCAGGCAATTAATTATTGCAAAGTTCAGAGTTCGATTTTCGCCTCCTAATGTGCACCTGTTACATACAGCCATTGAAGGCTAATCACTGTGACATTGGTGACATCAGACCTCGTTTGATAGCAACCTTCGAGACATTAATTGTGCTCGCAAAATGGCTCTGTGGTGTTtaggtgacaggtacactttaacggAACTGTCCCTTTCTGTATAAATAAAAGTGCACTAAGGGCATTGAGTCCTTTCTCATGTAAAATGACTTTACTTATCATTTGCACTGTGTATGTCCGTCATTTCCTATGTTTTTGATTAAttttaatgtatttaatttttgccTCGGCAGTTTTTAATTTTACCACTGCGGCACATctcaataaaatgtaaatattcgTTTTTTCGggttttatttgtcttttttcctGGTAAATGTTGTGTCTTCCTTTTATTCAGATGGATTATAAATCTGAAGTTTAAACTGCTTCTGTTTTGCTTTCCCTGGTTCCCCCTCAACAATATGCTgataaaggtcatttttaatttttttagttcCAGTGATGACATTGCCAAGTCTCTGTGCTTCTGTATGCAATGGGGGCAGATTGTTGCTAGTGGGAGAAGACAGCAGGGTGTGAAAAACTGAAATCCAATAAATGAAAGGGGTGGGTGAGGagacgggcccccccccccctttttttttttttatgaagtgcACAAAGTGTtgcttcattcattcattcagtgatGGTGACATGCAGGACCCATCCAGAGTGTGATAAGGGATGCACTGATGCCAGTATCGATACTGAATATTTTCACGAGTACTCATACTTGTAAAATGCTGCCGATGCCGAAACAGATACTCTGTGGTGTGATTTTTATGTCCATACAAAATGATTTGGCGCAAATCAGGCTGCAAAGAATCACATTTAATTTGAACGGGAATGCGCACTGCtactgtgtgaacccaggctgaaatcACTgtgacaagcctgggttcacagaGGAGCAGTGGGGAAACTGCAAGCGATTTGGACAGCTGAGACGCACGCTGCGTTTCCTGCATCACCTACAGAGTGACATACCGGCCCCTGCCTCATCCTATCCTACAGCTGTGCTGCTATCTATTGTGTCTTACacacagggccaccatcaggaattatggggcccgtTACACAGcgtcaggcatgggccctcctggagcagagaaagggggggtgtgctgcctgaaattgagaagcgggggggggtgccgcgaattgagaagcggggggccctttacaaaaaaagaagaaataaagaaaaatacattaaaaaaagggggtagccatctgggcccgttaataaaaagaaataaaaaatatatctatatattattttttttaaaaagggggggttgccatctggggacctctgggccctttaataataataaaaaaaaaagaaacctctgggccctttaataaaaaatatatatatatatatatatatatatatatatatatatatatatatatatatatatatatatatatatatatatatatatatatatatattttttttttatttcttttatataattttttttttttataaaaaaaagggggggggggttgccatctggggccctgaggacctccgggccccttacgtgtgtactgcctgtacccccctgatggcagccctgcttaCACATGCATGTAAGTACTTTTTATTAAAGACAATATTACACTATATTGCCTCTCTGTGGTTCGTTTTTGGGGAGCCCAACTTCAAAGATTTTATGAAAGGGGCTGTGGATATGCACCTTAGAGTGTAAAAGTTGGAGGATTTTATCatttaaaattgacgtccttttttccccacaaatagagccttcttttggtgatcacctctgcatttttttattttttgcactataaacaaaaatagagcgacaattttaaaaaaaaatgtaatatttttaactttttgctataataaatatcccccaaaaatatataaaaaaaatattatttttatttatttttttcctcagtttaggccgatacgtattcttctacatattttttataggggatagttttatgtcatttttattaaaaaatatatatatatattttttttttactagtaatgtcggcgatgatcgattttttttatcgtgactgtgacattagggcagacacatcggacactataatgctataaaaatgcactgattactgtaaaaacgacactggcagtgaaggggttaacctgtagggggtgctgaaggggttaagtgtgtcctagggagtgcttttaactgttagggggcgtggcttgccgcgacatgtcactgatcgttgttcccgatgacagggaacacgatcagtggcGGTGTCACCTAGGcaaaacggggagatgttgtgtttacactaacatctccccgttctacagctctgtgacccgatcgcgggacactggcggcgatcgggtgcgcggtcacggagctcatggCAGGGTCGCGACCACACGgctcgcaaattaaaggggacgtacctgtatgcccacttgcgcagccgtgccattctgacttACATTGTTGTgtgccggtcgggaaccggttaaagcaCACTGCACTTTAGGAGGCACAGTGTTGGAGAAATACTACATAGAAGATTTACATCACTATCCTGTTTATTGTTTATGCACATGCATATGTGTGCTGGACTGTTCTGACAATAATGGTGTAATAATATTACACTATGTTGGgtgatttatatgttttttttttttgtttttttttcgtgccCATTTGTTCACTATTTCATTCAGGaggcactgctgctgcctcctgattgtctgtctgtctgtctgtctgtctctgtctgtctgtctctgtcttttttcgtgcctgaatttgcacctcaGACGGACCCTTTTCAAAACTGCACCGTGACTGCCCTGGACATGTGTGAACTGGCCCCGTTGAGAGCCAGGAACATTcacatgttatgcaaattggatgtggttaGACACATCCAATTCAGCCTATATGTGAACTCGGCCTTGCGGggttgcaggagcttcctgtagttATGACTGCtacctgctgctctctctccctgtgcaggGTTCTTGGTCTTGTCgtcaccccctcctgtagtgttCAGAGCctgttgggcccctcccacagctctgctttttGCACAGGCAATGTACATGATGGTGATGATGTCACTGTAACTATTACAAAATAATATCTGGGCTTGCAAAggtatttggtgcacacaaagtgaCTATGTACCCTTTATGGCTactgaggaatatatttaaaagTTTTTGCATCTAGAGTTCACCTTTTACTTGTTCCATtgtttagagcagtgtttctcaactccagtcctcaaggcgccccaacatgtcatgttttcaggatttccctcagaggaaacagctgtggtaattacaaggcagtgaaactgatcaaatcgcctgtgcaaaataatggacagcctgaaaacatgacctgttggggtgccttgaggactggagttgagaaaccctggtttAGAGTTTTGTTGGCCTACACTTTAGCATTGTGATTACTGTCATATAGAAGACTTAGAATTGCAGGGCACACAGAGATGAAAGGCTATGACCAGTTCCCTCTCCCAGCGTCTGTTCCAGACCCACTGGTGGGATTAGAGAACTTTACTGACTGAATTGAAGAGGCTTTGGTGCTCAGAGACCTCTTGATGGCCTTCAAAGTCAGAAGTGGATGTTAAAAGCCCCCCATCAAAGCTTACACCAGACTCTCCAGCATGCCGGAGGGGCCCAGATAATGAACTCGACTCCAAGTACAGTGACAACAGGAGACTAGGAAAAAAACTCTTACTTTATTCCCATACAAGACAAAACAAAAGAATACGGTGCCCCGGGCAAAATCCGCAGCAGTAATCTGATCTATAAACCTGGAAAACCACTTGGTGACTATGGTGATGGGAGTTGTTAcaatgtagaaaaataaataggATTTAAATAATGAGGAGGGCTGTGGTCGGTGCAGAGTGTCTGTAGTAAGACGACATCCTTAAATAACGGCACAAGTTCTCCTCAATGGCGAAGATTGGGTTCTTCTAAAATCCATAGCGTATCCTCCTAGAACTGAGAAAAGGAAAGACGTTCAGAATGTTTGTTTCTCTTTTCATttaaaagcccaactctgggaatCTTAGAGAAGCTccacttttttgtttaaaaataaataaataaaaaacctgcactgcaaggattaattgcttgtttaggtctagggACATAGAAAAGAAGATCTACTTACCCTATCCTCCATACTGCTAAACCCATACCCACAGCATCTTCTCCCCCCATGTTCGAGCGGTCTAAGGTCCTGATGTCATCAAGTCCAATGTAGGGTTCAAAGCCCTGCATTGCATGTAATGGCACCTAAGGAGAGTCCACTCCCTGGAGTGTGAGGGAGCACCATCTGCTATTGCAGTAGAGGATCAAGTAAGTTCTTGTACTCTCCCCTAGACTGTATGAGCAGTTAACACTTGAAGTATGGGCGCAGCACCATTGCAAGGAATGATTAGGTTTCCTAGGGCTGAGTATTAAAACCATTAATTGATCTGTATAACGTAGGGCTTGACAAAACCCAGGCACCAGATTGGTCTTGGTTCCTCCCACATGGGCCCCCTGCTGGTGCACAGGCTAGGGTTGGGCTGTTCGATAATTGAGGCTACGGCTTTGTGGCCTGCTGGAACAGGATACGTGATTTTGCCAGCCAGTGCAGGTTCTGCTAACCGGTGCTGATTTCACGTCTGTTCCCCCTTTTTTGCATGGTCATTCACATAATTTAGCCATGTGTACACATACATAGGTGAAACCACAATGCCAGCACTGGTTGAAGCACCGTAAGGCCTTCTTAGAACAGAATTCGAATTCTATCCTGTATCCCAAAAAATAATgggggatcttttttttttttcccaagacaCCTTTAGGATTTCAGAGGAGGTTGTCCTTTTGTAATGTTGATATACGTGAATAAGAACTCTAGCACATACTGAGCCATTTCCCAGCATCCGTGCAAGCATTGCATGTCAGTTACACATGACCCATGTGTGAATGAAAAAGAAGAATGGCCGCACTCCCGTTAGCGATGCAATTAGGTTTATTCAGAACAtgaataaaagcaaaaaacacaTAATGGTGTAAGGGCAGGGGGAAGCAAGGTGACGCGTTTCACACGACAGAACCAACCAACATGACCCAATTGCCCATCACCCTTCAAGTCACTCACCCTGCGGCCACAACCCATGCCGCTTTGAGCGCCGATTCTGTCAATTCGAGATCCAAAGCAGTCGGAAGATCTTCTCATGCTGCGGGGAGCGTTCAGCAACTCTCGAAGTTTGTTCCTCAGCGGAGAAGATTTCTCTTGCTGTGCCCAGGACCCTCTGTTATACACCATGTCGGCCCCGGGACGGGCAGCTTCTACAGTCAAGGACGGTGCTGAGTTTGAAGAGTCAGCGGAATCATAATTTGGAGCGAATATGTCTTGAGCTGGAGCCTCGGCTTCTTCGACCGGGAGTCTGTCTTCTAAACGTTCTAGGAGCCCCTGAGGAACAGAATAGATCATGTGATCAGAATGAAAAAATTccacaaaaaaatatactttttttattttatggtacCATCAATATATATTAACAAACCacacaatttttgttttaaaaagacTACCTAAAGCAGACCTTCATCCCGAAATAAGCGTCATATTATCCTGCCTCCTACCTCGTGCCTCTCTCACAAtcgtatgtaatttttttttaaatgaacacatTTTAAAAACCTCCCGCCACCTCTCCTGGAATCCGCGTGTGCGCCTTGCAGCACAGCTGAGCACGCACAGGTTTTCGCCGAACATACTCAGGAGTTTCCCGCTCATGCGCAAAGATGGCAAATGTTTTGGTACTTCCTTCATACAATAAAGGATACAATCATTGGTCATTTTACTTTACATGAAGCAAATCACAATAGTAGgcatatttgtatatttattgcaTGATAAAATCCATATTACAATGATTAAATAAAAttctaaacataaaataaaaagccgattcataaaaaaaaatatgtaacaatATAAATTACTAATTTCCCAATATTCGCATAGATGATGTTATTAAAAAGGTGGAAATGTATGATGGCATAGCATATGGTGAGCTAAAAGATTCTTGACATCCTAAAAACTCTACCCGTTTCATGGATCCCTGGCAATGCAAGAGATTatctaaaaaggtaaaaaaaaatatgccagaaTAATAATACCGTATAGTAAGTGAATAACTCCCCAAaaaagagggagagggaaaggagaTTAGGTTGGGCATATGGCCTCATTATTCACAGGTCAGCTCAAAAAGACAAACCTAACAGCCATGGAGCGCGAGATGCAAATTGCAAATGGACTGTGGCAGAGTAGCCCAACCAGACCACAAGACAAATGGAGGCCAGACCCGGTTTCCATGACGAATGGATCAAAGAAAGCACAGGAGGATGGTTTGGTCACCATTTGCTATGCTATCATGTATGCAAAAATTGGGAAATTATGAATTTATATTGTTACATCTTATTTATTATGGAtcagctttttattttgtttgtttaaaatgttattaaattaTTGTAATATGGAATTTGTTACCAtgcaataaatatacaaatatgtCTACTATTGTGATTTGCCTCCTGGAAAGTCATGACCAATGTATCTTTTATTgtatcagggatggaggcatcTCACTCAAGGTTCATCAGATAATTACTATTTATCGTTGGTGCTTCCATAATAAAAGTCTTTGCACATTTGTAAGGGAATCAACATGTGTGCCGATGTTCAGCAGACAGATCTTTAGAACATGTGCGCATGCACCATAATGGCACCAGGGGGATGGAGCGAACCCACCAAAGAGGGGATTGAAGTTTCACTTTAACTGTTTTAACTTTGTCATATTTACGGGTGAGAGAAAATTAGTTTTTATTATCCTGAAATATTTTGGCGAGCTTTATTGTAGTTAATAGGACATTTTTAAGGGTTTGACGTGACTGGAGGCAATCGCTTTTTACTTATCCTGGACCTGTTCTTGAGCCAAAAACAGAATCTGATTTGCCCCAtgcattatgtttttttatggaaagatggaagagaaaaaaaaaggaaaacaaattgaACCACTTCCCACCGGAGGCCTACATGGATGTCCTCTCGTTTCAGTGGTTATACCGGGATAATGCTTGCCCTTACAGGAATCAACCCGGCATCattctcttcagccggcgattcccttcaTCGTAAGAACAATTATAGCGGCAGTTcagccgcttgattgttcttacaggaGGTGGTAGGGGatgccccccctcctgccgctccgGTGCTTCGGCAATCCGGAGAAGGAATTCACCAGTGCCAGAAGTTGACAATAGAGATTTACAGGGGAcagatggtccccagtcatctctatgactctcGGAGGCCTGGCAGTTGTAAATACTGCCATATACTAGGCTGGAAAGCAGAGATCGTcctgtttctttttgttttgatttttttttttatctcaggctttccagcctggaggactgATGTGGAGTTTCATCAACCccacatttctccataaagaggacctgtcacacaccattcctattacaatggatgtttacattccttgtaatatgaataaaattgatcaaaataaacattttaatcaCTTCccttcaaaaaaattttttgaatgGAA
This sequence is a window from Rana temporaria chromosome 10, aRanTem1.1, whole genome shotgun sequence. Protein-coding genes within it:
- the LOC120915516 gene encoding natriuretic peptides A, which translates into the protein MGTSFVGYFTFVLLLLALTKVRGGPAYNFPLSSDLSDLKGLLERLEDRLPVEEAEAPAQDIFAPNYDSADSSNSAPSLTVEAARPGADMVYNRGSWAQQEKSSPLRNKLRELLNAPRSMRRSSDCFGSRIDRIGAQSGMGCGRRF